A window from Hemicordylus capensis ecotype Gifberg chromosome 2, rHemCap1.1.pri, whole genome shotgun sequence encodes these proteins:
- the LOC128346547 gene encoding uncharacterized protein LOC128346547, with the protein MKRPSLEEKTGTAATPSTSGISVTPSTLGILQTPEVPEILEAPFARLPPGRLISLGQQKTSTDTSDIPSSYEEEEAQPKQLPSKMSAPNAVSKHHLKKPTTSGKPNKQRELPATLPVSEPKQQVLNFAKAVPGSAPAIKDSPTRDFLTAAASRGGTASMSYKDLNCITDDDYWQAFINTVPDDHSPRQPFVIRFRYVGDDSLKGTRDYLLKHFITEKMEFPLDTITDIIQEPGSKEIDVCLESQPIYERFWAACKRVDCFHPDLLHGFEIVPLFRGDMKVMTVALRTTAIPAEDIAIWIKRHADLLMGPHKIKDSYGCWTGEYRSVISLRNDPETGCVRHLPKYFFIGADRVITTYSGQPPACYQCGGYDHFRKLCISALCVKCGEMGHNTPSCRKNIECNFCLRSGHTYTWCPEAYYNRTNVAACLKSCRESSWGNRTEKRAKVCIKKTNHIVPGDSKEVNGV; encoded by the coding sequence ATGAAAAGGCCATCTTTAGAAGAGAAGACGGGCACAGCTGCAACACCTTCAACTTCTGGGATATCTGTGACCCCAAGTACACTGGGAATTCTTCAAACACCTGAAGTTCCTGAAATCCTGGAAGCCCCTTTTGCTAGACTGCCACCTGGAAGGTTGATATCTCTGGGGCAACAAAAGACTTCAACTGACACATCTGACATTCCAAGCagttatgaagaagaagaagcacaaCCAAAGCAACTCCCATCTAAAATGTCAGCACCTAATGCTGTCagcaaacatcatttaaaaaaaccaacaacatctgggaaaccaaaTAAACAACGAGAGTTGCCTGCAACTCTACCCGTATCAGAACCTAAGCAACAGGTTTTGAATTTTGCCAAAGCTGTACCAGGTTCTGCACCAGCTATCAAAGATAGTCCAACCAGAGATTTCTTGACTGCAGCAGCATCCAGAGGAGGAACGGCTTCCATGTCTTACAAGGAcctgaattgcatcacagatgatGATTACTGGCAAGCGTTCATAAACACTGTCCCAGATGACCACAGCCCAAGACAACCTTTTGTGATTCGTTTCCGCTATGTGGGTGATGACAGCCTCAAGGGTACGAGAGACTACTTATTGAAACACTTCATAACAGAAAAGATGGAATTCCCATTGGATACCATTACCGACATTATACAAGAGCCAGGTTCCAAAGAGATAGACGTCTGCTTGGAATCGCAACCTATTTATGAAAGATTCTGGGCGGCTTGTAAGCGGGTGGATTGTTTCCATCCAGACCTATTGCATGGATTTGAGATTGTACCCCTCTTCAGAGGAGACATGAAAGTAATGACTGTCGCCTTGAGAACGACAGCGATTCCTGCGGAAGACATCGCCATCTGGATCAAGCGCCACGCTGATCTCTTGATGGGACCACACAAGATAAAGGACAGTTATGGTTGCTGGACGGGTGAGTACCGTTCCGTCATCTCACTCCGTAACGACCcagagactggatgtgtgagacATCTGCCAAAGTATTTTTTCATAGGAGCTGATCGAGTAATCACCACATACTCTGGTCAACCCCCCGCCTGTTATCAATGTGGGGGGTATGATCACTTCCGTAAGCTTTGCATCTCCGCCTTATGCGTGAAATGTGGCGAGATGGGCCATAACACACCTTCGTGTAGGAAAAATATTGAATGCAACTTCTGTTTAAGATCAGGGCACACCTACACATGGTGCCCTGAGGCCTACTACAACCGGACCAATGTAGCCGCATGTCTGAAATCATGCAGAGAGTCAAGCTGGGGAAACAGAACTGAAAAAAGGGCTAAAGTGTGCATCAAAAAGACAAATCACATTGTACCTGGTGATTCCAAGGAAGTGAATGGTGTTTGA